Proteins from one Camelina sativa cultivar DH55 chromosome 8, Cs, whole genome shotgun sequence genomic window:
- the LOC104706523 gene encoding vesicle-associated membrane protein 714-like: MAIIYAAVARGTVVLAEFSAVTGNTGAVVRRILEKLSPETADERLCFSQDRYIFHILRSDGLTFLCMANDTFGRRIPFSYLEDVHMRFMKNYRKVAHQAPAYAMNDEFARVLHQQMEFFSSNPSVDTLNRVRGEVSEIRSVMVENIEKIMERGDRIELLVDKTATMQDSAFHFRKQSKRLRRALWMKNAKLLVLLTCLIVLVLYIIIASFCGGITLPSCRS; this comes from the exons ATGGCGATTATATACGCGGCTGTGGCGAGAGGTACGGTGGTATTAGCGGAATTCAGCGCCGTTACGGGAAACACAGGCGCCGTGGTACGACGGATCCTCGAGAAGCTTTCACCGGAGACCGCCGATGAAAGACTTTGTTTCTCACAAGACCGTTACATCTTCCATATTCTTAGATCCGATGGTCTTACCTTTCTCTGTATGGCCAATGATACCTTCGGAA GGAGGATTCCATTTTCGTATTTGGAAGATGTTCATATGAGGTTTATGAAAAACTATAGAAAAGTGGCGCATCAGGCTCCAGCTTATGCGATGAATGATGAATTCGCAAGGGTTTTGCATCAGCAGATGGAGTTCTTCTCTAGTAATCCTAGTGTTGATACTCTCAATCGTGTTAGAGGAGAAGTCAGTGAG ATTCGATCAGTCATGGTTGAGAACATTGAGAAAATAATGGAGAGAGGGGATAGAATTGAGCTTCTTGTTGATAAGACAGCAACAATGCAAGATAGTGCATTTCACTTCAGGAAACAATCTAAGCGCCTTCGCCGAGCTCTTTGGATGAAAAACGCTAAGCTCTT GGTACTGCTGACGTGCTTGATAGTTCTTGTACTGTACATAATAATCGCATCTTTCTGTGGAGGCATCACTTTACCGTCGTGCAGATCTTAA
- the LOC104706522 gene encoding uncharacterized protein LOC104706522: protein MDPSLKILPTHRYPLTISSRFVNDSCKGCNVIGPIYGGYRCNEPSSTGLFFHKECAEAPSEILNHPSHPQHPLKLHTSLRKPSKCYLCGKSLFAFGYHCSSKCDFAVDLTCGINPFPVTIEHPKSHHHPVFFLKEPAKPGSRRCGICKGYNGGCSYACLECKVNFHVECVNLFQEVNHPSHPQHPLELLLYESLNSDAEKTCLLCGERPNKVLYRCSICNFSVCRFCTKDPPPLAIEHHKTHEHRLVLLSRQISFECNACGMQGDRSPYMCIQCGFVVHRTCIDLPRVININRHDHRISLTHHLGVGYSKCGICRKDMSQYYGAYSCAICPNYAAHSLCATRNDVWDGVELEGTPEDNEDIAPFKVVGDNLIKHFSHEEHNLRLNKDNINRDEGSRCEACVLPVYSDPVYNCEECRFILHEKCANLPKKKRLVFNTKPFTLWSRPPRTFHSKDFRFHDVFHCKACRVKSTGFRYVSDWWVLDVRCGSRSEPVIHDGHKHPLYYERKNNHCCDACYTEIDGYLLCCDTCDFDLDLHCTDLPKVVKHSCDDHPLSLCYGENANGKYWCDICEAETYPSKWFYTCSDCGVTAHTTCVLGDFSRLMPGHIINYNKVRVEVVPNDHSSRPFCASCHSRCRAPIILKLCDPYSGYICSDACAMSISTAMRTTI from the coding sequence ATGGATCCATCACTCAAAATACTACCAACTCACAGATACCCTTTGACCATTTCGTCTCGTTTTGTTAATGATTCTTGTAAAGGCTGCAATGTAATAGGTCCCATCTATGGAGGCTACCGTTGCAACGAGCCTTCCTCAACTGGTTTGTTCTTTCACAAAGAGTGTGCCGAGGCTCCATCAGAGATCCTCAACCATCCTTCTCATCCTCAGCATCCTCTCAAACTCCACACTTCTCTACGAAAACCAAGTAAATGTTATCTATGTGGCAAGTctctttttgcttttggttaCCATTGTTCATCAAAATGCGATTTCGCCGTGGATCTCACATGTGGGATAAATCCATTTCCGGTTACTATTGAACATCCGAAGTCTCATCATCATCCAGTTTTCTTCTTGAAAGAACCAGCAAAGCCAGGCTCGCGCCGATGTGGAATTTGCAAGGGCTATAATGGTGGATGTTCTTATGCATGTCTTGAATGTAAAGTCAACTTTCATGTCGAGTGTGTCAATCTTTTCCAAGAGGTAAATCATCCTTCTCATCCTCAACATCCTCTCGAGTTACTCTTATACGAATCACTAAATAGTGATGCCGAGAAGACATGTCTTCTATGTGGAGAACGACCAAACAAGGTGCTTTATCGTTGCTCGATATGCAACTTCAGCGTATGCCGGTTTTGTACAAAAGATCCACCACCTCTTGCTATCGAGCATCATAAGACGCATGAGCATCGACTTGTCCTCTTGTCAAGACAAATCTCATTTGAATGTAATGCTTGCGGGATGCAAGGTGATCGAAGTCCTTACATGTGTATTCAATGCGGGTTTGTTGTCCATCGGACTTGTATTGACTTACCACGTGTCATAAACATCAACCGTCACGATCATCGCATCTCTCTCACTCATCATCTCGGCGTTGGGTATTCGAAATGTGGGATTTGTCGCAAAGATATGAGTCAATACTATGGGGCTTATTCTTGCGCTATTTGCCCCAACTACGCTGCTCATTCACTATGTGCAACAAGAAACGACGTATGGGATGGAGTAGAACTCGAAGGGACACCTGAGGATAACGAAGATATTGCACCTTTCAAAGTGGTGGGTGATAACTTGATCAAGCATTTCAGTCATGAAGAGCACAATCTAAGACTCAACAAGGACAATATCAATCGTGACGAAGGCTCACGTTGTGAAGCATGCGTCCTTCCTGTGTATTCCGATCCGGTCTACAACTGTGAGGAATGTCGTTTCATTCTCCATGAGAAATGTGCTAATCTTCCAAAAAAGAAACGACTTGTATTCAACACAAAACCATTCACACTATGGTCCAGACCACCACGTACATTTCATAGCAAAGATTTTAGATTCCACGATGTTTTCCACTGTAAGGCTTGTAGAGTGAAGTCTACTGGTTTCAGGTATGTTTCGGACTGGTGGGTTTTAGATGTCCGCTGTGGTTCACGTTCTGAACCGGTCATTCATGATGGTcacaaacatcctttatattACGAAAGGAAGAATAATCACTGTTGCGATGCATGTTATACAGAGATAGATGGTTATCTACTTTGCTGTGATACTTGTGACTTTGATCTGGATTTACACTGCACTGATTTACCAAAAGTGGTAAAACATAGCTGCGACGATCATCCACTTTCCCTATGCTATGGCGAAAATGCAAACGGAAAATATTGGTGCGATATTTGTGAGGCGGAAACATATCCAAGTAAGTGGTTCTATACTTGCTCTGATTGCGGGGTTACTGCACATACCACATGTGTACTTGGAGATTTTTCACGTCTCATGCCAGGACACATCATCAACTACAATAAAGTTAGAGTTGAAGTGGTTCCTAACGACCATAGTTCTCGCCCGTTCTGTGCAAGTTGTCACTCAAGATGTAGAGCGCCTATCATTTTAAAGCTTTGTGATCCATACAGTGGATACATTTGTTCCGATGCATGTGCAATGTCTATCAGTACAGCTATGAGAACAACTATATAG
- the LOC104709277 gene encoding uncharacterized protein LOC104709277: protein MAPQQSAVGKNIQTETSELELSSQTAPTSPLLEQRIDRHDSDLSFIKEMLQKILRNQTLGVAPNSDSVPTWFHSPLSGTPPHQQTTTPQIGSTSQPTAGILPNPEQGSHLKPAPLQFSAPLPEQQAASQDYIPEYPNRQMELPLFEGKSPEDWLFRLEKCFANRGTPEYAKIDLAISCLTGSSVTWWRMAYGRQRIGSWKDFKDKFKVRFKPSRGLSALDQLLSIHQKGSVEEYREQFEEIAVELPHVSDDVLESAFLRGLRKNIRDQVVRCRPFDLAEIVDNARMIEHQESENTSLQPRTVVRSFYSPTHGQGANSSRPVDHAQGKRPMENNKDLKRATGGTESRNTNPCRHCGDRWFPGHRCKPQQKLKCLEVAEDEEQYCDAVEEHHTQEVLEADVEEIQEYEVLSMSSMSGLTDEKSMRMMGKLVDKDVVVLVDSGATRSFVDYGLVKELGLTISTTRAFGVRVGGGRVLKGKGRVSGTLLGIQGVEIMEELLVIELGSTDVVLGYSWLATLGDTRINWLKRTLSWKIGAHWVTIVGDPSLSKEPISLRSMERVIQHKGETYLLELTTLFEGQVPQDKKIPEVAEIQELVNKFKSVFAMPQCLPPQRNREHAINLQSGTAPINLRPYRCSFIQKNEIEKLVQEMLNAQVIRPSVSPYSSPVLLVKKKDGGWRFCVDYRALNKATIPDRYPIPVIEELLDELQGATVFSKLI from the coding sequence ATGGCTCCTCAACAGTCGGCAGTCGGAAAAAACATCCAAACCGAAACGAGTGAGCTCGAGTTGTCCTCCCAGACGGCTCCGACATCTCCTTTGTTGGAACAGCGAATCGACCGACATGATTCTGACCTCTCGTTCATCAAGGAAATGCTCCAGAAGATCCTTCGCAACCAAACCCTTGGCGTCGCTCCCAACTCCGATTCCGTTCCTACCTGGTTTCACAGCCCACTCTCAGGAACTCCACCACACCAACAGACGACGACACCACAGATTGGTTCTACCAGTCAACCTACAGCGGGGATTCTTCCAAACCCAGAACAGGGATCTCACCTCAAACCGGCGCCTTTGCAGTTTTCGGCTCCTCTACCAGAGCAGCAGGCTGCGTCGCAGGATTACATACCGGAATACCCAAACCGTCAGATGGAGTTACCCTTGTTCGAAGGTAAGAGTCCTGAAGACTGGCTTTTTCGGTTAGAGAAATGTTTTGCGAATAGGGGAACACCGGAATATGCTAAGATAGATTTGGCGATATCTTGTCTTACCGGCTCCTCCGTGACTTGGTGGAGAATGGCTTATGGGAGACAACGAATCGGTAGTTGGAAGGACTTCAAGGATAAGTTCAAAGTGAGGTTCAAGCCGAGTAGAGGGTTGTCGGCGTTAGATCAGCTCCTGAGTATTCACCAGAAGGGTAGTGTGGAAGAATACCGAGAACAATTTGAGGAGATAGCAGTGGAGCTTCCTCATGTCTCTGATGATGTACTGGAGTCAGCTTTCCTCAGGGGTTTGCGCAAGAATATCAGAGACCAAGTGGTGCGTTGCAGGCCTTTCGATCTGGCAGAAATAGTGGACAATGCAAGGATGATAGAGCATCAAGAGAGTGAGAATACTAGCCTGCAACCGAGGACAGTGGTCAGGTCTTTTTATTCTCCTACACACGGCCAAGGAGCAAATTCTTCACGACCAGTGGACCATGCCCAAGGGAAACGGCCCATGGAGAACAACAAGGATCTCAAAAGAGCCACTGGGGGTACCGAGTCTCGCAACACCAACCCTTGTAGACACTGTGGTGACCGGTGGTTTCCTGGCCACCGCTGTAAGCCTCAACAGAAGCTGAAATGTCTGGAGGTAGCAGAGGATGAAGAACAATACTGTGATGCAGTCGAAGAACATCACACTCAAGAAGTGCTGGAAGCTGATGTGGAAGAGATACAAGAGTATGAAGTTCTCTCTATGAGTTCTATGTCCGGACTAACAGATGAGAAATCCATGCGTATGATGGGAAAACTAGTGGACAAGGATGTCGTGGTGTTGGTGGACTCTGGTGCCACTAGAAGTTTTGTGGATTATGGGTTGGTGAAGGAACTAGGACTTACCATTTCTACCACACGAGCTTTTGGAGTACGAGTGGGAGGTGGTAGAGTACTTAAAGGAAAAGGGAGAGTATCGGGTACATTGCTGGGGATACAAGGAGTAGAAATCATGGAGGAATTGTTGGTGATTGAGCTTGGTAGCACAGACGTGGTGTTGGGGTATTCCTGGTTAGCTACCTTGGGAGACACCAGGATAAACTGGCTGAAAAGAACTTTGAGCTGGAAGATTGGTGCGCATTGGGTGACCATTGTAGGCGATCCCTCATTAAGCAAGGAACCAATATCCCTTAGGTCCATGGAAAGAGTTATACAGCACAAAGGGGAAACCTATCTGCTAGAATTAACGACTCTGTTTGAGGGACAAGTACCACAGGACAAGAAAATTCCAGAGGTTGCAGAAATTCAGGAGTTGGTGAACAAATTCAAATCAGTTTTTGCGATGCCTCAATGTCTTCCTCCTCAACGTAACAGAGAGCACGCCATTAACCTCCAATCTGGTACTGCTCCCATCAACTTACGCCCTTACAGGTGCTCATTTATTCAGAagaatgaaattgagaaactgGTGCAAGAAATGTTGAATGCTCAGGTTATCAGACCTAGTGTCAGTCCTTACTCCAGCCCCGTTTtgttagtgaagaagaaggatggtgGATGGCGTTTCTGTGTAGATTACAGAGCCTTGAACAAGGCTACCATCCCGGATAGATATCCAATCCCTGTCATTGAGGAGCTGTTGGATGAGCTGCAAGGTGCAACAGTCTTTTCTAAGCTGATTTGA